A genomic stretch from Frigoribacterium sp. PvP032 includes:
- the sepH gene encoding septation protein SepH, translating into MQDLRVIGVESGALVVAADGGAEYRLPVTPSLRSQLRAAAPDSTPVERKAPPREIQSLIRSGLSPEQTAERTGADLAYVRRFEGPVLAERSHALRNALGVAVTVASDVQPDGDSSSFGGVIEARLDTAAATDRHWTSYKDAEHGWLVSVSYVTQEVARDATWRFDPKALSLVPHAGDARTLSQHSADAGPLVPRLRAVSLLPGDDEPVTGRFDSGAFLVEPQDAEDERPDQAAPEDHRGDRPAALARQDVRSPASLAATNRDPEASAGDPHAQTADLLEALRRRRGEREAARFSDDSSRDDLATSSIRVIDVPLDDFGLPEGETTPQAVLPGPPAPVAGGEQRPRTVGQVRGGRRPVPGPDGIVPGQGGAKKARGRASMPSWDEIVFGARSDDDPA; encoded by the coding sequence AGCGGAGCGCTCGTGGTCGCCGCCGACGGCGGGGCCGAGTACCGGCTGCCCGTCACCCCGTCGCTGAGGTCGCAGCTGCGCGCCGCCGCCCCCGACAGCACGCCGGTCGAGCGCAAGGCGCCGCCGCGTGAGATCCAGTCCCTGATCCGCTCCGGGCTCTCGCCCGAGCAGACGGCCGAGCGCACGGGAGCCGACCTGGCCTACGTCCGCCGCTTCGAGGGCCCCGTCCTCGCCGAGAGGTCGCACGCTCTCCGCAACGCCCTCGGCGTCGCGGTCACCGTCGCCTCGGACGTCCAGCCGGACGGCGACTCCTCGTCGTTCGGGGGCGTCATCGAGGCCCGTCTCGACACGGCCGCCGCGACTGACCGTCACTGGACCAGCTACAAGGACGCCGAGCACGGCTGGCTCGTGTCCGTCTCCTACGTGACGCAGGAGGTGGCGCGCGACGCCACCTGGCGCTTCGACCCGAAGGCGCTCTCGCTCGTCCCGCACGCCGGCGACGCCCGGACCCTCTCCCAGCACTCGGCCGACGCCGGGCCGCTCGTGCCCCGCCTCCGTGCCGTCAGCCTCCTGCCAGGGGACGACGAGCCGGTGACGGGGCGCTTCGACAGCGGCGCGTTCCTCGTCGAGCCCCAGGACGCCGAGGACGAGCGTCCGGACCAGGCAGCGCCCGAGGACCACAGGGGCGACCGCCCCGCGGCGCTCGCCCGGCAGGACGTCCGCTCCCCCGCCTCCCTCGCGGCCACCAACCGCGACCCCGAGGCCTCGGCGGGAGACCCGCACGCCCAGACGGCCGACCTGCTCGAGGCGCTCCGCCGACGTCGGGGCGAACGCGAGGCTGCCCGTTTCTCGGACGACTCGTCACGGGACGACCTCGCGACCAGCTCCATCCGCGTCATCGACGTGCCGCTGGACGACTTCGGCCTGCCAGAGGGCGAGACGACTCCTCAGGCTGTCCTGCCTGGGCCTCCGGCACCCGTCGCAGGAGGCGAACAGCGCCCCCGCACGGTCGGTCAGGTCCGCGGCGGGCGACGTCCCGTGCCGGGACCGGACGGCATCGTGCCCGGGCAGGGCGGAGCGAAGAAGGCGCGGGGCCGCGCCTCGATGCCCAGCTGGGACGAGATCGTGTTCGGCGCCCGCTCGGACGACGACCCCGCCT